One region of Phycicoccus sp. M110.8 genomic DNA includes:
- a CDS encoding phosphoribosyltransferase, translating to MRPFQTSVDLFRDRTDAGRRLAALVTDLRGADPVVLGLPRGGVPVAVEVARALHAPLDVVVAHKLGAPLQPELAMGAVGEDGVLVVDDRTVRACRVTQEELAAAEVAEEREVARRANRFRAGREPVPLAGRTAVVVDDGVATGATARAACLVAQARGAALVVLAVPVCAPEAAVALRQVCDSVRCLVRPRHLRSVGEWYESFPQVADDEVLAVLGGPGQDARCAGRSG from the coding sequence ATGAGGCCGTTCCAGACGTCCGTCGACCTGTTCCGCGACCGCACCGACGCCGGCAGGCGACTCGCCGCGCTGGTCACGGACCTGCGCGGTGCGGACCCGGTGGTCCTCGGCCTTCCGCGCGGGGGTGTCCCCGTGGCGGTGGAGGTCGCACGGGCCCTGCACGCCCCGCTCGACGTGGTGGTCGCCCACAAGCTCGGGGCGCCCCTGCAGCCGGAGCTCGCCATGGGCGCCGTCGGGGAGGACGGCGTGCTCGTCGTCGACGACCGCACGGTCCGTGCGTGCCGGGTGACGCAGGAGGAGCTGGCGGCCGCCGAGGTGGCCGAGGAGCGCGAGGTGGCGCGCCGCGCGAACCGCTTCCGCGCAGGACGGGAGCCGGTCCCCCTCGCCGGACGGACCGCCGTCGTCGTGGACGACGGGGTCGCCACCGGCGCCACGGCGCGCGCCGCCTGCCTGGTCGCCCAGGCACGCGGCGCCGCCCTGGTCGTCCTGGCGGTGCCGGTCTGCGCACCCGAGGCCGCGGTCGCCCTGCGGCAGGTGTGCGACTCCGTGCGCTGCCTGGTGCGTCCGCGGCACCTGCGCTCGGTCGGCGAGTGGTACGAGAGCTTCCCGCAGGTCGCGGACGACGAGGTGCTGGCGGTGCTGGGCGGACCGGGTCAGGACGCGCGGTGCGCCGGCAGGAGCGGGTAG
- a CDS encoding universal stress protein — protein MSSTPTVPPGSIVVGVDADHPATEVLDAAVELARRTGRRVHLVNATGLGVVPWTPDVLELQARRLEELRAHLQEQAPREVTAETVVGGAASALVEGSRDAYRVVLGAGRLRPLTAAVLGATTHQVAAHARCPVLVVPRGAVAQPRGLVVVGVDPDPHAEPALDAAFTEASERGVPLVAVHAWWWEPPDPLATEPEWAGDWGELADAQHVVLAEMLSGWQERYPDVEVRPRLVRGQAVPVLCDEAREAQLLVVGSRGRGGFAGLLLGSVGTRLLHLAPCPLLVVPSTSRVDGGEPESRSPES, from the coding sequence ATGTCGAGCACCCCCACCGTGCCACCGGGGAGCATCGTGGTCGGGGTCGACGCCGACCACCCTGCGACCGAGGTCTTGGATGCGGCGGTGGAGCTGGCCCGAAGGACCGGCAGACGGGTCCACCTGGTCAACGCGACCGGTCTCGGCGTCGTGCCGTGGACCCCGGACGTGCTCGAGCTCCAGGCCCGGCGCCTGGAGGAGCTCCGGGCCCACCTGCAGGAGCAGGCCCCGCGGGAGGTCACCGCCGAGACGGTCGTCGGCGGCGCGGCATCCGCCCTCGTCGAGGGGAGTCGCGACGCCTACCGCGTGGTGCTGGGTGCCGGTCGGCTCCGCCCCCTCACGGCGGCCGTGCTGGGCGCCACGACCCACCAGGTGGCCGCGCACGCCCGGTGCCCGGTGCTCGTCGTCCCGCGCGGGGCGGTGGCGCAGCCCCGCGGCCTCGTGGTCGTCGGGGTCGACCCCGACCCGCACGCGGAGCCGGCGCTGGACGCGGCCTTCACCGAGGCGTCCGAGCGCGGTGTGCCGCTGGTCGCGGTCCACGCGTGGTGGTGGGAGCCGCCGGACCCGCTCGCCACCGAGCCGGAGTGGGCCGGTGACTGGGGTGAGCTCGCGGACGCCCAGCACGTCGTCCTGGCCGAGATGCTGAGCGGGTGGCAGGAGCGCTACCCGGACGTCGAGGTGCGGCCCCGGCTCGTGCGGGGCCAGGCGGTGCCGGTGCTCTGCGACGAGGCCCGGGAGGCCCAGCTGCTCGTCGTGGGCAGTCGGGGCCGCGGCGGCTTCGCCGGTCTGCTGCTGGGATCGGTGGGTACCCGCCTGCTGCACCTGGCGCCCTGTCCCCTGCTCGTGGTCCCGTCCACGTCCCGGGTCGACGGCGGTGAGCCCGAGAGCCGGTCGCCCGAGAGCTGA
- a CDS encoding universal stress protein, producing the protein MRSGSTVHEAGRAPVVVGYDGSAGSRRAVRWAAHEAAARGTGLRVVVAADDPGVPGTRRTATRLAPLRLGDGHEALAEAVALAEACSRGVTRGGLVRSGQPGGVLVDQSHTAQLVVVGCRGRTALPASESSTSLITASRAACPVVVVRGRVDAPTLDPVVVGVGVGEPVATTVAYAAGIATRAPSPLVLACGWSQDAGSLSRVPRPVPDRSGSLATVVRDVQAQAGRSLQRAAELAHRLAPGVSVRTELLDTRAERALEGLSWGASLVVVGRGGTGPFPGLPLGRVTRSVLEHAGCPVVVVPPEPREDEPREDGARA; encoded by the coding sequence ATGCGCAGCGGGAGCACCGTCCACGAGGCGGGTCGGGCGCCGGTCGTCGTCGGTTACGACGGCTCGGCCGGCAGCCGCCGAGCCGTGCGGTGGGCCGCGCACGAGGCGGCGGCCCGGGGCACCGGTCTGCGGGTGGTCGTCGCCGCGGACGACCCGGGCGTGCCCGGCACCCGCCGGACCGCCACCCGGCTGGCCCCCCTGAGGCTCGGCGACGGCCACGAGGCGTTGGCCGAGGCCGTGGCGCTGGCCGAGGCCTGCAGCCGCGGCGTCACCCGTGGTGGCCTGGTCCGCAGTGGCCAACCCGGCGGCGTGCTCGTCGACCAGTCGCACACGGCCCAGCTCGTCGTGGTGGGCTGCCGCGGTCGTACGGCGCTGCCCGCCTCGGAGTCCTCGACGTCCCTCATCACCGCCTCGCGGGCCGCCTGTCCCGTGGTGGTGGTGCGGGGCCGGGTCGACGCGCCGACCCTGGACCCCGTCGTGGTGGGGGTGGGCGTCGGGGAGCCGGTCGCGACGACCGTGGCGTATGCCGCGGGCATCGCGACCCGGGCGCCGTCGCCCCTGGTGCTCGCCTGCGGCTGGTCGCAGGACGCCGGCAGCCTGAGCCGGGTGCCCCGGCCCGTCCCCGACCGGTCCGGTTCGCTGGCCACTGTCGTCCGCGACGTCCAGGCCCAGGCCGGGCGTTCGCTCCAGCGCGCCGCCGAGCTGGCCCACCGGCTGGCGCCCGGGGTGTCGGTGCGGACCGAGCTGCTCGACACCCGGGCCGAGCGGGCCCTCGAGGGGCTGTCGTGGGGCGCGAGCCTGGTCGTGGTCGGCCGGGGTGGCACCGGTCCCTTCCCCGGGCTGCCCCTCGGTCGGGTGACCCGGTCGGTGCTCGAGCACGCGGGCTGCCCGGTGGTGGTCGTGCCCCCCGAACCACGTGAGGACGAACCACGTGAGGACGGCGCCCGGGCCTGA
- a CDS encoding flavodoxin/nitric oxide synthase: MYESMFGNTRAVAGAVAEGLRDWAWVEQYPVDTVPPDLIGVDLLVVGGPTHAFGLSRPSTRADAQRQLGEGALVTTRGVREWLESLAEERHTPPFAFFDTRVNRPRVPGSAARRAAALVRRQHRSVATRPVSFWVTGTQGPLVDSELDRARTWGRSLSTVVGPGLGRPVG; the protein is encoded by the coding sequence GTGTACGAGTCCATGTTCGGGAACACCAGGGCGGTGGCCGGCGCGGTTGCGGAGGGGCTGCGCGACTGGGCCTGGGTCGAGCAGTACCCCGTCGACACCGTGCCGCCCGACCTCATCGGCGTCGACCTGCTCGTGGTGGGCGGCCCGACCCACGCGTTCGGGCTGAGCAGGCCCTCGACCCGCGCCGACGCCCAGCGTCAGCTCGGCGAGGGGGCCCTCGTCACCACCAGGGGCGTGCGGGAGTGGCTGGAGTCGCTCGCCGAGGAGCGGCACACCCCGCCCTTCGCCTTCTTCGACACGCGGGTCAACCGTCCGCGGGTCCCCGGCTCCGCAGCCCGGCGCGCAGCAGCCCTGGTGCGGCGACAGCACCGCAGCGTGGCGACGCGCCCCGTGTCGTTCTGGGTGACCGGCACCCAGGGTCCCCTGGTCGACAGCGAGCTCGACCGGGCCAGGACGTGGGGCCGCTCGCTGAGCACCGTCGTCGGGCCCGGCCTGGGCAGGCCCGTGGGCTGA
- a CDS encoding DUF2231 domain-containing protein, with protein MTTRAPLPDATPTTVGTAPPLVRTLQRLEAWDGADSLSDLLDALSRPLGREPLRGLLLGRGSGHAVHPVLTDVAIGFWTSSASLDLLRRGRSADASRALVGWGVLSALPTAVTGLAEWRGTSNPERRVGAVHAASNAAATAMYAVSWGLRRSGRHKAGVAAGLAATSVASVGAYLGGHLATARKVGSRDAAYEVDGVGPQLRRPAGS; from the coding sequence ATGACGACGCGAGCCCCACTGCCGGACGCCACCCCCACGACCGTCGGCACCGCCCCTCCCCTCGTCCGCACCCTGCAGCGGCTCGAGGCCTGGGACGGTGCCGACTCCCTCTCCGACCTCCTCGACGCGCTCTCCCGTCCGTTGGGTCGCGAGCCCCTGCGCGGACTCCTGCTGGGCCGGGGCTCGGGTCACGCCGTGCACCCCGTGCTCACCGACGTCGCCATCGGGTTCTGGACCTCCTCCGCGAGCCTGGACCTCCTGCGCCGCGGCCGGTCCGCGGACGCCAGCCGCGCCCTCGTGGGGTGGGGGGTGCTCAGCGCCCTGCCGACCGCCGTGACCGGCCTGGCCGAGTGGCGTGGGACGAGCAACCCGGAACGGCGGGTGGGTGCGGTCCACGCAGCCTCGAACGCCGCCGCGACCGCTATGTATGCCGTGTCGTGGGGGCTGCGGCGCAGCGGCCGGCACAAGGCGGGCGTGGCCGCCGGCCTCGCCGCCACGTCGGTCGCGAGCGTCGGGGCCTACCTCGGCGGCCACCTCGCGACGGCGCGCAAGGTGGGGAGCCGCGACGCGGCATACGAGGTCGACGGGGTGGGGCCGCAGCTGAGGCGTCCCGCCGGCTCCTGA
- the ald gene encoding alanine dehydrogenase yields the protein MKVGIPREVKNNEYRVAITPSGVHELVRHGHEVYVEREAGVGSSILDEDYVAAGATILDTADKVWETGDLILKVKEPIEQEYARMREGQTLFTYLHLAADKPLTEELLRRKVTGIAYETVELPDRTLPLLAPMSEVAGRLAPQVGAHTLMRAQGGRGILMGGVSGVYAAKVVVIGAGVSGMNAAAIALGMQAEVLLLDRDIAKLRHADFVYQGHCQTVASNTYEIERAISDADLVIGAVLVPGAKAPKLVTNEQVSRMKPGSVLVDISIDQGGCFEDSRPTTHDDPTYEVHNSVFYCVANMPGAVPHTSTYALTNVTLPYAVELANRGWRDALRVNRPLALGLNTHDGAVTNGPVGDAHGLESVELETILGKA from the coding sequence ATGAAGGTCGGCATTCCCCGCGAGGTCAAGAACAACGAGTACCGCGTGGCCATCACGCCCTCGGGGGTCCATGAGCTCGTGCGGCACGGGCACGAGGTGTACGTCGAGCGGGAGGCCGGGGTCGGCTCCTCGATCCTCGACGAGGACTACGTCGCAGCGGGGGCGACGATCCTCGACACCGCCGACAAGGTCTGGGAGACCGGTGACCTCATCCTCAAGGTGAAGGAGCCGATCGAGCAGGAGTACGCCCGGATGCGCGAGGGGCAGACGCTCTTCACCTACCTCCACCTCGCCGCCGACAAGCCGCTCACCGAGGAGCTGCTGCGCCGCAAGGTCACCGGCATCGCCTACGAGACGGTCGAGCTGCCCGACCGCACGCTCCCCCTCCTGGCACCCATGTCCGAGGTCGCGGGCCGCCTTGCGCCGCAGGTCGGCGCGCACACCCTGATGCGGGCGCAGGGTGGTCGCGGCATCCTCATGGGCGGCGTCAGCGGCGTCTACGCCGCCAAGGTCGTCGTCATCGGCGCCGGTGTGTCGGGGATGAACGCCGCGGCGATCGCGCTCGGCATGCAGGCCGAGGTGCTGCTGCTCGACCGCGACATCGCCAAGCTGCGGCACGCCGACTTCGTCTACCAGGGTCACTGCCAGACCGTCGCGTCGAACACCTACGAGATCGAGCGCGCCATCAGCGACGCCGACCTCGTCATCGGCGCGGTCCTCGTCCCCGGTGCCAAGGCCCCCAAGCTCGTCACCAACGAGCAGGTCTCGCGGATGAAGCCGGGCTCGGTCCTGGTCGACATCTCGATCGACCAGGGCGGCTGCTTCGAGGACTCCCGGCCCACGACGCACGACGACCCGACGTACGAGGTGCACAACTCGGTCTTCTACTGCGTCGCCAACATGCCCGGTGCCGTGCCGCACACGAGCACCTACGCCCTCACCAACGTGACCCTCCCGTATGCCGTGGAGCTGGCCAACCGGGGCTGGCGCGACGCCCTGCGCGTCAACCGCCCGCTGGCGCTCGGCCTCAACACGCACGACGGGGCCGTCACCAACGGGCCGGTCGGTGACGCCCACGGCCTGGAGTCGGTCGAGCTGGAGACGATCCTCGGCAAGGCCTGA
- a CDS encoding ATP-dependent DNA ligase yields the protein MLLADVVAASAAAAATRSRLAKTAAVADALRAAGPDEAGTVAAYLSGVLPQRRVGVSWRGLTDLPEPASEATATVGEVDEALSRLASLSGSGSAAQRRAAVAELFGRLTAPEQEYLRALITGQVRQGALDGVMLQAIAAAAEVPEAAVRRATMLAGYAAPVAVAALSGGVPALEEIGLEVGRPVRPMLAASAPDVDAGWEQVAGEDGHAFVDGKLDGIRLQAHKDGDDVRLFTRSLDDITDRLPEVVEVVRALPAGRVVVDGEAIALDERGRPRPFQETASRTMSSTSVETLRAQVPVSSYFFDLLHVDGEDLLDLPAAERLERLAALVPAGTLVPRVLAGSDEEAREFFTRLVSEGHEGVVLKSTDAPYAAGRRGAGWVKVKPRHTLDLVVLAVEWGSGRRKGWLSNIHLGARDPESGGFVMLGKTLQGHYEPGWTMVGKTFKGMTDETLAWQTERFLELQTHRDGHVVHVRPEQVVEIAFDGVQRSSRYQGGAALRFARVVRYRDDKGPDQADTIDTVRSYLGGQRP from the coding sequence GTGCTGCTCGCCGACGTCGTCGCTGCCTCCGCCGCCGCTGCCGCAACGCGGTCGCGGCTGGCCAAGACCGCCGCCGTCGCGGACGCCCTGCGCGCGGCCGGTCCCGACGAGGCCGGCACCGTCGCCGCGTACCTCTCCGGCGTCCTGCCCCAGCGCCGGGTCGGCGTCAGCTGGCGTGGCCTGACCGACCTGCCCGAGCCGGCGTCCGAGGCCACCGCGACCGTCGGCGAGGTCGACGAGGCCCTGAGCCGCCTCGCGTCGCTGTCGGGCAGCGGCTCGGCCGCACAGCGCCGCGCGGCGGTGGCCGAACTGTTCGGCCGCCTCACCGCCCCCGAGCAGGAGTACCTCCGGGCGCTCATCACGGGTCAGGTGCGGCAGGGTGCGCTCGACGGGGTCATGCTCCAGGCCATCGCCGCCGCCGCCGAGGTGCCCGAGGCCGCTGTGCGCCGCGCCACGATGCTGGCCGGGTACGCCGCGCCGGTCGCGGTGGCCGCGCTGTCCGGGGGTGTCCCGGCGCTGGAGGAGATCGGCCTCGAGGTGGGGCGCCCGGTGCGGCCAATGCTGGCCGCCTCGGCCCCGGACGTGGACGCCGGGTGGGAGCAGGTGGCGGGCGAGGACGGGCACGCGTTCGTCGACGGCAAGCTCGACGGCATACGGCTGCAGGCGCACAAGGACGGCGACGACGTGCGCCTGTTCACGCGCTCGCTCGACGACATCACCGACCGGCTGCCGGAGGTGGTGGAGGTCGTACGGGCGCTGCCGGCCGGACGCGTCGTCGTCGACGGCGAGGCCATCGCCCTGGACGAGCGGGGCAGGCCGCGGCCCTTCCAGGAGACGGCCTCGCGGACCATGAGCAGCACGAGCGTGGAGACGCTGCGGGCGCAGGTGCCGGTGTCGTCGTACTTCTTCGACCTGCTGCACGTCGACGGCGAGGACCTGCTCGACCTGCCGGCCGCCGAGCGGCTCGAGCGGCTGGCAGCCCTCGTGCCGGCCGGGACGCTGGTGCCTCGGGTGCTGGCGGGGTCTGACGAGGAGGCGCGGGAGTTCTTCACCCGACTCGTCTCCGAGGGCCACGAGGGCGTCGTGCTGAAGTCGACCGACGCCCCCTACGCCGCCGGCCGGCGGGGTGCCGGCTGGGTCAAGGTCAAGCCCCGGCACACCCTGGACCTCGTGGTGCTGGCCGTCGAGTGGGGCAGCGGCCGCCGCAAGGGCTGGCTCTCCAACATCCACCTCGGCGCCCGCGACCCGGAGTCCGGCGGGTTCGTCATGCTCGGCAAGACTCTGCAGGGTCATTACGAACCCGGTTGGACGATGGTTGGGAAAACGTTCAAGGGCATGACTGACGAGACGCTCGCGTGGCAAACGGAGCGCTTCCTCGAACTCCAGACGCATCGCGACGGCCACGTCGTTCACGTCAGGCCGGAGCAGGTCGTCGAGATCGCCTTCGACGGCGTTCAGCGGTCGAGCCGTTACCAGGGTGGCGCCGCTCTCCGCTTCGCTCGAGTTGTCCGCTATCGGGATGACAAGGGACCAGATCAAGCCGACACGATCGACACAGTTCGGTCGTATCTGGGAGGCCAGCGACCCTAG
- a CDS encoding MarR family transcriptional regulator, translating into MSNHDDPGNDVLRAAARLTRWASRYASFDIPVAQARLLSLLDEWGPCRVSELAEIDHSSQPTTTAGVHRLEAQGWARRDPDPSDARATLVSITPAGHEALADVRRARAAVLAPTLGALDETELARLRDAVTVLEDLLDRAATPHHSPAPTREEA; encoded by the coding sequence GTGAGCAACCATGACGACCCCGGCAACGACGTGCTGCGAGCCGCAGCGCGGCTGACCCGGTGGGCGTCGCGGTACGCCTCGTTCGACATCCCGGTCGCCCAGGCCCGGCTGCTGTCCCTGCTCGACGAGTGGGGCCCCTGCCGGGTCAGCGAGCTCGCCGAGATCGACCACAGCAGCCAGCCCACGACGACCGCCGGGGTGCACCGCCTCGAGGCGCAGGGCTGGGCACGGCGCGACCCGGACCCCTCCGACGCCCGCGCCACGCTGGTCTCGATCACGCCGGCCGGCCACGAGGCGCTCGCCGACGTGCGCCGGGCCCGGGCCGCGGTCCTCGCCCCGACCCTCGGCGCCCTCGACGAGACCGAGCTCGCCCGGCTGCGCGACGCGGTCACCGTGCTCGAGGACCTGCTGGACCGAGCGGCCACCCCGCACCACTCCCCCGCCCCCACCCGAGAGGAAGCCTGA
- a CDS encoding MFS transporter, protein MWRQPKTVWSVAFACVIAFMGIGLVDPILKPIADDLGASASQVSLLFTSYMAVMGVAMLGTGWVSSRVGAKRTLLIGLLIIIIGAGLAGAQDSVNGIVAFRAVWGLGNALFIATALATIVNAARGSVGQAIILYEAALGVGIATGPLLGGWLGGHSWRWPFWGVSGLMLIALVAILATLPPTPAPAKRSSISAPLRALGHRGLLTVGITALLYNFGFFTLLAWTPFPLGMGAHQVGLIFFGWGVLLAFTSVVVAPRLQRRFGTVPGVVGALLGFALVLAGMALGTEHKPVLVVGVILAGAFLGVNNTLITETVMKVSPVERGVASAAYSFVRFGGGAVAPWLAGKIGERAANVPFWIGAGAVVLAVLVLLTALPYLNAVDAQPGHGAEPADSPLEAEAVTVGDA, encoded by the coding sequence ATGTGGCGTCAACCCAAGACAGTCTGGTCCGTGGCCTTCGCCTGCGTCATCGCGTTCATGGGCATCGGCCTCGTCGACCCCATCCTCAAGCCCATCGCCGACGACCTCGGCGCCAGCGCGTCCCAGGTGTCGCTGCTGTTCACCAGCTACATGGCCGTCATGGGCGTCGCCATGCTCGGCACCGGCTGGGTCTCCAGCCGCGTCGGGGCCAAGCGCACCCTGCTGATCGGCCTGCTCATCATCATCATCGGCGCGGGCCTCGCCGGGGCCCAGGACAGCGTCAACGGCATCGTCGCCTTCCGCGCCGTGTGGGGCCTGGGCAACGCCCTGTTCATCGCGACGGCCCTGGCCACCATCGTCAACGCGGCCCGCGGCTCCGTGGGCCAGGCGATCATCCTCTACGAAGCCGCGCTCGGGGTCGGCATCGCGACCGGCCCCCTCCTCGGCGGCTGGCTCGGCGGCCACTCGTGGCGCTGGCCCTTCTGGGGCGTCTCCGGCCTCATGCTCATCGCCCTCGTCGCGATCCTGGCGACCCTCCCGCCGACCCCCGCCCCGGCGAAGCGCAGCAGCATCAGCGCACCGCTGCGCGCCCTCGGCCACCGCGGCCTGCTCACCGTCGGCATCACCGCCCTGCTCTACAACTTCGGCTTCTTCACCCTCCTGGCCTGGACGCCGTTCCCGCTGGGCATGGGTGCCCACCAGGTCGGCCTCATCTTCTTCGGCTGGGGCGTCCTGCTGGCCTTCACGTCCGTCGTCGTCGCCCCCCGGCTGCAGCGCCGCTTCGGCACGGTGCCCGGCGTGGTCGGCGCCCTGCTCGGCTTCGCCCTCGTGCTGGCCGGCATGGCCCTTGGCACCGAGCACAAGCCGGTGCTGGTCGTCGGCGTCATCCTCGCCGGCGCGTTCCTCGGCGTGAACAACACGCTCATCACCGAGACCGTCATGAAGGTGTCGCCGGTGGAGCGCGGCGTCGCGTCCGCGGCATACAGCTTCGTGCGGTTCGGCGGCGGCGCCGTCGCCCCCTGGCTCGCAGGGAAGATCGGCGAGCGGGCCGCGAACGTCCCGTTCTGGATCGGCGCGGGGGCCGTGGTCCTCGCCGTCCTCGTGCTGCTCACCGCCCTGCCCTACCTCAATGCGGTGGACGCCCAGCCCGGCCACGGGGCCGAGCCGGCGGACAGCCCGCTCGAGGCGGAGGCCGTCACCGTCGGCGACGCCTGA
- a CDS encoding HipA family kinase, giving the protein MLELITATRYVTPLREGGSLPGIVEADDFGTYVLKFRGAGQGLKVLVAEVLVGELARALGMRVPRLAVVDLQAPIAKYEADEEVQDLLTASLGHNLGVDFLPGSFGYDGSRPPAPDTAADILWLDALTANVDRTWSNPNLLVWHRDPWLIDHGAALYFHHGWPSRGADPARFAAQAYDADQHVLRDVASDVRAAHERLAPQVTDALLRDVTAAVPDEWLEPSPGLDDAEAVRTAYREHLLARVANPAAWLPGGAA; this is encoded by the coding sequence GTGCTCGAGCTCATCACCGCGACGCGGTACGTCACCCCCCTGCGGGAGGGTGGCTCGCTGCCCGGGATCGTCGAGGCCGACGACTTCGGCACCTACGTCCTGAAGTTCCGCGGCGCTGGCCAGGGGCTCAAGGTGCTCGTCGCCGAGGTCCTCGTCGGTGAGCTGGCGCGGGCGCTCGGTATGCGGGTGCCGCGCCTGGCCGTCGTGGACCTGCAGGCACCCATCGCCAAGTACGAGGCCGACGAGGAGGTCCAGGACCTGCTCACGGCCAGCCTCGGGCACAACCTCGGCGTCGACTTCCTCCCCGGCTCCTTCGGCTACGACGGGTCGCGGCCGCCCGCACCCGACACCGCCGCCGACATCCTGTGGCTCGACGCCCTCACGGCCAACGTCGACCGCACCTGGAGCAACCCCAACCTGCTGGTCTGGCACCGCGATCCGTGGCTCATCGACCACGGTGCCGCCCTGTACTTCCACCACGGGTGGCCCAGCCGCGGCGCGGACCCCGCCCGGTTCGCCGCCCAGGCCTACGACGCCGACCAGCACGTCCTGCGCGACGTCGCGTCCGACGTGCGAGCGGCCCACGAGCGCCTCGCCCCCCAGGTGACCGACGCCCTGCTGCGTGACGTGACGGCGGCCGTGCCCGACGAGTGGCTCGAACCGTCGCCCGGGCTCGACGACGCGGAGGCCGTGCGCACGGCATACCGCGAGCACCTGCTCGCCCGCGTCGCCAACCCCGCGGCCTGGCTCCCGGGAGGTGCGGCATGA
- a CDS encoding DUF3037 domain-containing protein encodes MTTGTTPATTRGTAPVGYQYVVLRCVPEVQREEFVNVGVVVYSQAADYLEAAWRLDEDRLRAFAPTLDLGAVGASLDTVCRVCRGETGGGLPSLGGLGRRFGWLSAPRSTVVQPGPVHGGLTTDPAGTLQALLDRLVG; translated from the coding sequence ATGACCACCGGCACGACCCCAGCCACGACCCGTGGCACGGCCCCCGTCGGCTACCAGTACGTCGTCCTGCGCTGCGTCCCCGAGGTGCAGCGCGAGGAGTTCGTCAACGTTGGCGTCGTCGTCTACAGCCAGGCCGCCGACTACCTCGAGGCCGCCTGGCGGCTGGACGAGGACCGCCTCCGGGCATTCGCGCCGACCCTGGACCTCGGCGCCGTCGGGGCGTCGCTCGACACCGTGTGCCGGGTGTGCCGGGGCGAGACCGGGGGCGGGCTGCCGTCCCTCGGCGGCCTCGGGCGCAGGTTCGGCTGGTTGAGCGCCCCGCGCAGCACCGTGGTGCAGCCCGGTCCCGTCCACGGCGGCCTGACGACCGACCCGGCCGGGACCCTGCAGGCGCTGCTGGACCGCCTCGTCGGCTGA
- a CDS encoding sugar ABC transporter permease: MTVPTTVAGKGRGRGSWLALAYLLPALAVFGVFIFWPLVKSVLLSVQGTDILGNPSGFVGFVNYSKLFSDEDFLKVLWVTFAFTVLTVLPSIAIALFLGLLLQSRIRGVRFFRTAFALPFAFSVATASVIFGVLYNPASGVLNGLLSHVGVDKVHWLTDPDLALWSVSAATVWMQVGYNLLVISAGLGALPDDVIEAARLDGASGLRLQRSIIMPLITPQLFFLVVAGTIHSLQSFGQIKILTVGGPEGRTTTLVYSIYEQAFANNNSNYGYASAQAMVLLLVVLVITALQFGVLERKVFYR, translated from the coding sequence ATGACCGTCCCCACCACTGTCGCCGGGAAGGGCCGGGGCAGGGGCTCGTGGCTGGCGCTGGCCTACCTGCTGCCCGCCCTGGCCGTCTTCGGCGTCTTCATCTTCTGGCCGCTGGTGAAGTCGGTGCTGCTGTCCGTCCAGGGCACCGACATCCTCGGCAACCCCAGCGGCTTCGTCGGATTCGTCAACTACTCCAAGCTCTTCTCGGACGAGGACTTCCTCAAGGTCCTGTGGGTGACCTTCGCCTTCACGGTCCTCACCGTCCTGCCGAGCATCGCGATCGCGCTGTTCCTCGGCCTCCTGCTGCAGAGCCGGATCCGGGGCGTCCGCTTCTTCCGCACCGCCTTCGCGCTGCCGTTCGCGTTCTCGGTCGCGACCGCCTCGGTGATCTTCGGGGTCCTCTACAACCCGGCCAGCGGCGTCCTCAACGGGCTGCTGTCGCACGTCGGCGTCGACAAGGTGCACTGGCTCACCGACCCCGACCTCGCGCTCTGGTCGGTGTCCGCGGCCACGGTGTGGATGCAGGTCGGCTACAACCTGCTCGTCATCTCGGCCGGCCTCGGCGCGCTGCCCGACGACGTCATCGAGGCCGCCCGCCTCGACGGCGCCTCGGGGCTGCGGCTGCAGCGCTCAATCATCATGCCGCTCATCACGCCGCAGCTGTTCTTCCTCGTCGTCGCCGGCACGATCCACTCGCTGCAGAGCTTCGGGCAGATCAAGATCCTCACCGTCGGCGGACCCGAGGGGCGCACCACCACGCTCGTGTACTCGATCTACGAGCAGGCCTTCGCCAACAACAACTCCAACTACGGCTACGCGTCGGCGCAGGCGATGGTGCTGCTCCTCGTCGTGCTGGTCATCACCGCGCTGCAGTTCGGCGTGCTCGAGCGGAAGGTGTTCTACCGATGA